One window of the Nocardia huaxiensis genome contains the following:
- a CDS encoding GAF domain-containing protein, producing MVSNLAGGSLPQHGAGSGSTQLGALEAYAAQAHGYLSVGGDQLGQLPGLLRPMVLESWLRSVRGGVDPLDDNDGRGLRGADLQRYRDAHPIASAMPLVDKLLLRDATSTGLIVVVADQFGRVLSVHGNADRVRAAAEAGLREGNDLSERRVGTNAVGLVVRTGRAAWIHGPEHFLHRMHQITGAAAPVHDPDGRLVGVLMIAGGVRVARPEILALVKAAATAAEMDLLLTAVRSGQDRRAGADAPAPERLGLEVLGLGQPQLTVAGERVPLSQRHAEILVLLAEHQEGLSADHLALLLDDADLDNATIRAAMSRLRSVVGPNVFGSRPYRLRVPIATDVEALRAALDSGDVDAAVRLYAGPVLPRSTAPGVIDIRDELRVRLRTAVLRSGDATVLSRWTAGAEGRDDAAAWAVYRATVDRDSPLYSQIEAKIRVLDRRMGADATQLQRFEP from the coding sequence ATGGTCAGCAATCTCGCAGGTGGGAGCCTTCCCCAGCACGGTGCCGGTTCGGGCAGTACGCAGCTCGGCGCACTGGAGGCCTATGCCGCACAGGCCCACGGATATTTGAGTGTGGGCGGCGATCAACTCGGTCAGCTCCCGGGTCTGCTTCGCCCCATGGTGCTGGAATCGTGGTTGCGCAGCGTGCGCGGCGGTGTCGATCCATTGGACGACAACGACGGTCGCGGTCTGCGCGGCGCAGATCTGCAGCGGTATCGCGACGCGCATCCGATCGCGTCGGCCATGCCACTGGTGGACAAGCTGCTGCTGCGTGATGCCACGAGCACGGGACTCATTGTCGTGGTGGCCGATCAGTTCGGCCGGGTGCTGTCGGTGCACGGCAACGCCGATCGGGTGCGCGCCGCGGCCGAGGCCGGCCTGCGCGAGGGCAATGATCTGAGTGAGCGCCGGGTGGGCACCAATGCGGTGGGCCTGGTGGTGCGCACCGGCCGTGCGGCCTGGATTCACGGGCCCGAGCATTTCCTGCATCGCATGCATCAGATCACCGGCGCGGCTGCGCCCGTGCACGATCCGGACGGCCGCCTGGTGGGCGTGCTCATGATCGCGGGCGGGGTGCGGGTGGCGCGTCCGGAGATTCTGGCCCTGGTGAAGGCGGCGGCGACGGCCGCGGAAATGGATCTGCTGCTGACCGCGGTGCGGTCCGGTCAGGATCGCCGCGCCGGGGCGGACGCGCCCGCGCCGGAGCGGCTCGGCCTGGAGGTGCTCGGGCTGGGGCAGCCGCAGTTGACGGTGGCGGGCGAGCGAGTTCCGTTGTCGCAGCGGCACGCCGAGATCCTGGTGCTGCTGGCCGAGCATCAGGAGGGACTGTCGGCGGACCATCTGGCGCTGCTGCTGGACGACGCGGATCTGGACAATGCCACCATTCGCGCGGCCATGTCGCGTTTGCGCTCGGTGGTGGGCCCGAATGTGTTCGGTTCGCGCCCTTATCGTTTGCGGGTTCCGATCGCCACGGATGTGGAGGCGTTGCGCGCGGCGCTGGATTCCGGGGATGTGGATGCGGCGGTCCGGCTTTATGCGGGTCCGGTATTGCCGCGTTCGACCGCGCCGGGAGTTATAGACATTCGCGATGAATTGCGCGTCCGATTGCGCACGGCCGTACTGCGTTCCGGCGACGCGACGGTATTGAGCCGGTGGACCGCCGGTGCCGAAGGTCGTGACGACGCGGCGGCGTGGGCGGTCTATCGCGCCACCGTTGACCGGGATTCTCCCTTGTATTCGCAGATCGAAGCCAAGATCCGGGTGCTCGATCGGCGCATGGGCGCCGATGCAACGCAGTTGCAACGTTTCGAGCCATAG